The proteins below come from a single Vibrio diazotrophicus genomic window:
- a CDS encoding bactofilin family protein: MQVDGTVEGEIHVDKTLIISESGRAVGEIFAKHLVINGEFEGTCHAAKIEILRRGKVTGTIYSDDLSIEQGGRFNGVTHPAENNTDNKSVVELADKVKEVKAQETKVQEMKDHEPKVAAKK; this comes from the coding sequence ATGCAAGTGGATGGCACGGTTGAAGGTGAAATTCACGTAGATAAAACTTTAATCATTAGCGAATCAGGTCGTGCTGTTGGTGAAATTTTCGCTAAACACCTTGTGATTAACGGCGAGTTTGAAGGAACTTGCCACGCAGCTAAAATAGAAATCCTTAGACGCGGTAAGGTCACAGGTACCATCTACAGTGACGATTTAAGTATCGAACAGGGTGGCCGCTTCAATGGTGTTACTCATCCTGCAGAAAACAACACTGATAACAAATCAGTGGTTGAACTTGCAGACAAGGTGAAAGAAGTGAAAGCTCAAGAGACTAAAGTTCAAGAGATGAAAGATCACGAACCTAAAGTCGCTGCGAAGAAGTAA
- a CDS encoding M23 family metallopeptidase gives MKENVIVSVSSINGTRHFHLGKLYRYCLKGVGYLLIASVLATGAFIYKLVNDAYFARLKQIELENKSLTLSEEVSSLKSLKASLEGDLLEREEKIQLVSDKLGDLEKVLGMGETSSELESRLDTAAITSSVRMVMLTQIPSGSPVQKGRISSSYGKRVHPVTGKTAFHRGQDFAVNTGTPIYAPADGVVEITRRSNQGSGNFLRLLHMHGFSSSFSHLQKFAVKSGDFVQKGDLIAYSGNSGLSSGPHLHYEIRFVGRSLDPKPFVHWGINNFETIFSEVKGIRWESLVNQVELRVSTQLPLSLQRAVQSTENSG, from the coding sequence ATGAAAGAGAACGTAATAGTTTCCGTTTCGTCTATTAACGGAACACGGCATTTCCATCTCGGGAAGCTCTATCGGTACTGCTTGAAAGGTGTTGGTTATTTGCTTATTGCCAGTGTGCTTGCCACAGGAGCATTTATTTATAAGCTGGTAAACGATGCATATTTTGCGCGCTTAAAGCAGATTGAGTTGGAAAATAAATCATTAACACTGTCTGAGGAAGTTTCTTCCCTTAAAAGTTTGAAAGCCAGTTTAGAGGGAGACTTGCTGGAGCGCGAAGAAAAAATACAGCTTGTTTCAGATAAGCTAGGTGACCTTGAGAAAGTGCTCGGAATGGGAGAGACATCTTCCGAATTGGAGTCTCGTTTAGATACGGCTGCAATTACATCATCGGTCAGGATGGTGATGTTGACTCAAATTCCAAGCGGTTCTCCTGTACAAAAAGGACGAATTTCGTCTAGTTATGGTAAAAGGGTTCATCCAGTTACGGGTAAAACAGCATTCCACAGAGGCCAAGATTTCGCGGTAAATACTGGGACTCCAATTTATGCACCAGCAGATGGTGTTGTGGAAATCACCCGTAGGAGTAATCAAGGCTCGGGTAATTTTCTGCGCTTATTGCATATGCACGGATTCAGCAGTTCATTCTCACATCTACAAAAGTTCGCAGTTAAAAGTGGCGACTTTGTACAAAAGGGTGACTTGATAGCATATTCGGGCAACAGCGGTCTTTCTTCTGGACCACATTTACATTATGAAATTCGATTCGTCGGCCGTTCATTAGATCCCAAGCCTTTTGTTCATTGGGGGATAAATAACTTTGAGACGATATTTAGTGAGGTTAAAGGTATTCGATGGGAATCTTTGGTAAATCAAGTCGAGCTAAGAGTCAGCACTCAGCTACCACTCTCATTGCAAAGGGCTGTTCAATCAACGGAAAATTCCGGGTAG
- a CDS encoding PTS mannitol transporter subunit IICBA has protein sequence MLSPEAKVKVQNFGRFLSNMVMPNIGAFIAWGFITALFIPTGWIPNETLSSMVGPMITYLLPLLIGYTGGKMVAGDRGAVVGAVTTMGVIVGTDIPMFMGAMIAGPLGAVAIKKFDQAVHGKVKSGFEMLVNNFSAGIIGMICAIIAYLVIGPAVKVLSTGLAAGVNTLVESGLLPLTSLFVEPAKILFLNNAINHGIFSPLGIQQSEELGKSIFFLIEANPGPGLGLLIAYMVFGKGSAKQSAAGASIIHFLGGIHEIYFPYVLMNPRLIIAVIAGGMTGVFTNVLFDSGLVSPASPGSIFAVLLMTPKSAFTGVILSVICSAAVSFFVASLLMKTQKQTTEDDDSLEQATSQMQGMKASSKGQNPVAANIDMSAVRKIIVACDAGMGSSAMGASLLRKKVDAAKLDIEVTNLAINNLPNDVDIVVTHRDLTDRARKHAANAKHISLSNFLDNALYDNLVAELTTAKEGALKKPETPANTNSSEDKTLKLSNENIFLGLTPKSKEEVIKFAGEQLVRLGNVAPEYVEGMLAREQLVSTYLGESIAVPHGTIEAKQYVKKTGIVFCQFPEGIQWGEDEDDVAKLVIGIAAQGDEHIQVITAITNSLDDEEAIECLKTTTNPGDVLRILNG, from the coding sequence ATGTTATCACCAGAAGCAAAGGTCAAGGTACAAAATTTTGGCCGATTCCTTTCTAATATGGTAATGCCGAACATCGGCGCATTTATCGCTTGGGGCTTTATTACAGCACTATTCATTCCTACTGGCTGGATTCCAAATGAAACACTATCCAGCATGGTCGGTCCTATGATCACTTACTTGCTACCGCTACTTATCGGTTATACCGGTGGTAAAATGGTTGCAGGCGATCGTGGTGCAGTTGTTGGTGCAGTAACCACTATGGGTGTCATCGTTGGTACTGACATTCCAATGTTCATGGGTGCAATGATTGCAGGTCCTCTGGGCGCTGTTGCTATCAAGAAATTCGACCAAGCTGTTCACGGTAAAGTGAAAAGCGGCTTCGAAATGCTAGTGAACAACTTCTCTGCTGGTATCATCGGTATGATCTGCGCAATCATTGCGTACTTGGTTATCGGTCCTGCAGTGAAAGTACTTTCTACTGGCCTTGCTGCTGGCGTAAACACTCTAGTTGAATCAGGTTTACTACCTCTTACTTCACTTTTTGTTGAGCCTGCTAAAATCCTATTCCTGAACAATGCGATTAACCACGGTATCTTCTCACCACTTGGTATTCAGCAGTCTGAGGAACTAGGTAAGTCAATCTTCTTCTTAATCGAAGCTAACCCAGGCCCAGGTCTTGGTCTACTTATCGCTTACATGGTATTCGGTAAAGGTAGTGCTAAACAATCAGCGGCTGGTGCTTCAATCATCCACTTCCTAGGTGGTATTCACGAGATCTACTTCCCATACGTACTTATGAACCCACGTCTAATCATCGCTGTAATTGCTGGTGGTATGACTGGTGTATTCACTAACGTATTGTTCGATTCTGGTCTTGTATCTCCAGCATCTCCTGGTTCTATCTTCGCAGTTCTACTGATGACACCAAAATCTGCATTCACTGGCGTTATCCTATCAGTAATCTGTTCAGCAGCTGTTTCATTCTTTGTTGCATCACTACTGATGAAAACTCAGAAGCAAACAACTGAAGATGACGATTCTCTAGAGCAAGCAACTAGCCAAATGCAAGGCATGAAAGCGTCTTCTAAAGGTCAAAACCCAGTTGCTGCAAACATCGACATGAGTGCAGTTCGTAAAATCATCGTAGCTTGTGACGCCGGTATGGGTTCAAGTGCGATGGGTGCGAGCCTGCTACGTAAGAAAGTTGATGCTGCAAAACTAGATATCGAAGTAACAAACCTAGCAATTAACAACCTTCCAAACGATGTAGATATCGTTGTCACTCACCGTGATCTTACAGACCGTGCACGTAAACATGCGGCTAATGCTAAGCACATTTCGCTATCAAACTTCCTTGATAACGCTTTGTACGACAACTTGGTTGCAGAACTTACCACGGCTAAAGAGGGCGCTCTAAAAAAGCCTGAAACACCAGCAAACACTAACTCTAGTGAAGACAAAACACTAAAGCTATCCAATGAAAACATCTTCTTGGGCTTAACTCCGAAGAGCAAAGAAGAAGTGATCAAGTTTGCTGGTGAACAACTTGTAAGACTGGGCAATGTAGCACCTGAGTATGTCGAAGGCATGCTAGCTCGAGAGCAACTGGTGTCTACATATCTGGGTGAGTCCATCGCCGTTCCTCACGGAACTATCGAAGCTAAGCAATACGTTAAGAAAACCGGCATCGTCTTTTGCCAATTCCCTGAAGGTATTCAGTGGGGTGAAGACGAAGATGATGTAGCGAAATTGGTTATCGGTATTGCTGCGCAAGGTGATGAACATATTCAAGTTATCACTGCTATCACCAACTCACTTGATGACGAAGAAGCCATCGAGTGTTTGAAGACCACAACTAACCCTGGTGATGTTCTTCGTATATTAAATGGCTAA
- a CDS encoding mannitol-1-phosphate 5-dehydrogenase produces MKALHFGAGNIGRGFIGKLLADANIHVTFTDVNQVVVNALIERKEYPVKVVGADCVTEIVTGVTAINSNDPAVVDCIEEADIITTAVGPTVLRIIAKTLAQGLEKRVKSGKTSPLNIIACENMVRGTTQLKEAVFELLADDVKPQVEQFVGFVDSAVDRIVPPAEDGETDPLAVTVETFSEWIVDETQFKGDIPNIPGMECTDNLMAFVERKLFTLNTGHCVTAYLGNIAGHKTIREAIEDPAIRSEVKQAMEESGEVLINRYGFEREKHAAYIEKILGRFANPYLVDEVDRVGRQPIRKLGPNDRLIKPLLGTIEYNVANGTLLKGVAAALKYTNDSDPQAVELQASLQDVGVKKTLAHYTGLNENSKEIQQIEALYAQL; encoded by the coding sequence ATGAAAGCGTTGCATTTTGGTGCCGGCAACATTGGCCGCGGTTTTATTGGTAAGTTACTCGCAGACGCAAACATTCACGTTACATTCACAGACGTCAATCAGGTGGTTGTAAATGCACTGATTGAACGAAAGGAATATCCTGTAAAAGTAGTAGGCGCTGATTGCGTTACAGAGATTGTAACCGGTGTCACTGCTATTAATTCTAATGACCCAGCGGTAGTCGACTGTATTGAAGAAGCAGATATTATTACTACTGCGGTTGGACCTACAGTTTTAAGAATCATTGCAAAAACATTAGCTCAGGGGCTTGAAAAAAGAGTCAAGAGCGGTAAGACTTCGCCTCTAAATATTATTGCCTGTGAAAACATGGTACGTGGCACCACTCAGCTAAAAGAAGCCGTATTTGAGCTTCTAGCAGATGATGTGAAGCCACAAGTAGAACAGTTTGTTGGTTTTGTTGACTCAGCTGTAGACCGTATCGTTCCGCCAGCAGAAGACGGAGAAACCGATCCTCTGGCAGTAACGGTAGAAACATTCAGCGAGTGGATTGTCGACGAGACTCAGTTTAAAGGCGACATCCCTAACATTCCTGGTATGGAATGCACAGACAACCTAATGGCATTTGTAGAGCGTAAGCTGTTTACCCTGAATACAGGTCACTGTGTGACGGCTTATTTAGGTAACATTGCCGGCCACAAAACCATCCGTGAAGCCATCGAAGATCCTGCTATTCGTAGCGAAGTGAAACAAGCGATGGAAGAGAGCGGTGAAGTACTGATTAATCGTTACGGGTTTGAAAGAGAAAAACACGCAGCCTATATCGAAAAGATTCTAGGACGTTTTGCGAATCCTTACCTTGTTGACGAAGTGGATCGCGTTGGTCGCCAACCAATCAGAAAATTGGGGCCAAATGATCGACTCATTAAACCTTTGCTCGGTACCATTGAGTACAACGTAGCAAATGGCACTCTACTAAAAGGCGTAGCGGCTGCACTGAAATACACTAATGACAGTGACCCGCAAGCAGTAGAACTGCAAGCATCTCTTCAAGACGTGGGCGTGAAAAAGACTCTAGCGCATTACACGGGTTTGAATGAGAACAGCAAAGAAATACAACAAATTGAAGCTTTATACGCTCAACTTTAA